TGCTTGCGCCGTCCATGGCCCCGTAGAAATCCGACTCCTGGGAGACCTCTTTCCTCCGCCTCCTCGCCTCCTCGTCGCCTATGAGTCCGGCGTTCAGGTCCGCGTCGATGGCCATCTGCTTGCCCGGCATGGCGTCTCCAGGGTGAACCTGGCGGCGACCTCGGCTATGCGCCCGGCGCCTTTCGTTATAACGACGAAGTTTATGATGACGAGGATCGAGAATACTATGAAGCCGACGGCGTAGTTTCCGCCGACCACGAAATTCCCGAAGGACATTATCACCTGGCCGGCCGCTGACGGGCCCTCGGCCCCGTGAAGGAGTATGAGCCTCGTTGACGCCACGTTCAGGGCGAGCCTGAAAAGGGTCGTGACCAGAAGGAGTATAGGGAACGTCGAGAAATCAAGCGGCTTCTTGACGTAGACTGCCACGAGCAGGATGATTATGGCGGCGGTCACGTTGAACGTAAGGAGGAGGTCCAGCGCGAGCGGCGGGACCGGCAGTATCATTATGAAGATGACCGCCACGATGCCTGCCGGCAGCATCAGATCCGAACCCTTCTTCCAGGAAACCATGTCCCTCAATCCAGCCATTACGCCCTATCTCCCTCTTTTTCCCTTGAGCCTGTATACGTAAGCCAGGACCTCGGCCACGGCCTTGTACATGTTGACCGGCACCTCGGCCCCTATCTTGACTGCCTTGTAAAGGCCCCTTGCCAGGGGCTTGTTCTCGAGCACCGGAACCCCGTGCTTCCGCGCTATTTCCTTTATCTTTTCAGCTATGAGGCCCGCGCCCTTGGCGACCACTATCGGGGCGTTCGATTTCGACCTGTCGTACTTCAGTGCGACCGCGATGTGCGTGGGGTTAGTGACCACGACGTCGGCCTTGGGCACGTCCTGCATCATCCTCTTCCTGGACATGTCCCTCTGCATGGACTTTATCCGGGCCTTCACGATGGGATCGCCCTCGGACTCCTTGTGCTCCTCTTTTATCTGCTGCTTCGTCATCCTGAGGCCCTTCTCGAAATTCCACCTCTGGAAGGCGTAGTCGATCACGGCTATGGCGGCTATAACCCAGACGGTCCTGAGCATTATCCTGAATGTGACCTGCCCGACGTACAGGACCGAGGCGGCCGAGTCCACGTCTATGAGGAAGGGCAGGTTTTCCCATTCCGCCTTGACGCTTACGTAAACGACATACGTGAGGACCGACACCTTGAGGACCGATTTCACCAGCTCGGCAAGCGAGTTCATCGAGATGAGTTTTCCGAGCCCTGCTATCGGGTTTATCTTCTTGAAATCAGGCTCAAGAGGCTTCGTCGAAAGATTGAAGCCGTTCTGGAGCACGTACGATATTGCTCCGAAGAGGGGTATTGCGAGCGCCGGGGCGATGATGACGAAGTATCTCCAGGAGAGGTCCTGGAAAATCGTATGCACGTCCTTAATGGTCAGCTCGCCCCTGAAAAGGCCGAAATACTTTCTCATGACCTCGGACATGCCCGAATACATCCAGGCCGATGAAAAATAAAGGACGACTATCCCGGCGGTTATCATGAATAGGGTGCTGACCTCGCGGGAGGTCGCAAAGCTTCCCTCCTGGCGGGCCTGCTCGCGCCTTCTGGATGTAGGTTGTTCTGTCCGTTCCTGGTCCTTGTCGTCGTCCGCCATCACATCGCTCTCATGAGGTTAAATACGCCGGTCCACATCCGGTCGAAGGCCGCTTGAACTGCGGTCCCGAATACCGGGAGGGACATGCTTATCACAAGGAAACCGGATATTATCGTCAGGGCGAACCCTATGACGAACATGTTAATCTGCGGCACCGTCCTCGCCATTATGCCGAGCGAGACGTTCACGAATATCAGCATTGCGACCACAGGGGCCGAAAACTTGAAGGCC
Above is a window of Deltaproteobacteria bacterium DNA encoding:
- the flhB gene encoding flagellar biosynthesis protein FlhB translates to MADDDKDQERTEQPTSRRREQARQEGSFATSREVSTLFMITAGIVVLYFSSAWMYSGMSEVMRKYFGLFRGELTIKDVHTIFQDLSWRYFVIIAPALAIPLFGAISYVLQNGFNLSTKPLEPDFKKINPIAGLGKLISMNSLAELVKSVLKVSVLTYVVYVSVKAEWENLPFLIDVDSAASVLYVGQVTFRIMLRTVWVIAAIAVIDYAFQRWNFEKGLRMTKQQIKEEHKESEGDPIVKARIKSMQRDMSRKRMMQDVPKADVVVTNPTHIAVALKYDRSKSNAPIVVAKGAGLIAEKIKEIARKHGVPVLENKPLARGLYKAVKIGAEVPVNMYKAVAEVLAYVYRLKGKRGR